A stretch of DNA from Gasterosteus aculeatus chromosome 7, fGasAcu3.hap1.1, whole genome shotgun sequence:
GTACATCAGAGACGCTTTATCGGGTGTTTGCAAGCCGACCTGTGGCTGTGCTGTAATGGGGCGTTCAATGTTAAATTCAGCTTGAAAACCGACAGACAATGACAAGAACACGGTGTACCatcagaaataataaatacaactatctgtgtgagtgtgtgtgtgtgtgtaatgggtGCTGTGACTGATCTTTGAACTGCTGGTGACAAAATACATGTATGCAAGCTTCAATCATAGAcattaacacgcacacacacacacacacacacacatgtatgtgtgtgtgtgtatgtgtgtgtgtgtgtgttgtggttgttTTCCCACACTGGACAGAGATCATGAAAGAGGGGGAGCACACAGGAAGTATAGACTGCTGGGAATTTAAACCCCTGAGGAATCTCATCTGCGGTTCATCAGCAATCAGTTACTCCTGaacacagcacgcacacacacacacacacacacacacacacacacacacacacacacacacacacacacacacacacacagataaaactCAACATGTTCTCTAAACACTGTGGTTTAAAATAGCATTTTACAGTGTAAGCGTTAACATATTTGGCAAAGGCCAATATTTTGAGAATATTCTGCCCTCGTTTATCCACTTAATCTTTACAAATTTACCAgcatgtcaaaagaaatcagGAGGAAGATGCAGCCCCAAAACAGTTAAGATAAATATAGCGATATGTCACCAGTAGCCTGCTGTTATTTCATAACAATGAGCTGCCCTCCACATCTGTGTAGTTCATAAAGTCGTGTAAATAAAACGTATTGTGGGACCCGGAAGGATACATTCTTTCTCAAGgacacagagaaagagggagggtgagagagagagggagagagagggagagagcgttGTGCCACAGACACTTGACTCCTTCATATGGACCACAGCCCTCTATTGTTGACCACCTCCGGGATGAACCACAGGCAGACAGCTCCTCATCACAACAGCCGGCCTGCGGGTCGCACCAACTGCCCCCGGGCTCGCAGCCGCGACAACCTGCTCCTCTGCAATGACTTGGGAGAAGAAAACTGTTGCTCTGGACGATGCCTCGGGTGAGTCTTCAACTTCACATAGCTTACTCGGCCAGATGTGTGCGTACTTTACCTTCGTCTGcaggttttgttgaaataaaaggagaattAAACAATGAGACAAAATGACCTAAAAATCTCTGTagttaagaaaatattttttttttcatggtgcACAACTGCTAAAAAAAGTTGATGGAGGTTAGAATGATGTTTTAATGTTTGGACAAATGGTTCATCAGGGCATGAAGTGGCTTTTTTGcagcatgatgatgatgtgcaGGGTTGAAGGCATGCCATTTCAATTTCAACTTTGGCCTGTACGCTctctttattggttttattatttacattttatggcAGTTTTAATGTAGAACTGTTTAAAACTGGCAACTGTGAATACAATACTGGTTCTATAAATATAAAACTTAATTGTTTCATGTTGTAGTAAAAACAATTACATCTTACAGCCCATTCCCTGGGATCTGCACATACTTTGAAATCATGATTAAATCACATCACCCACATCTTAAGCCACTAAAAAACCGACATTTTAGCTGCAGAATGTGAAATTGAGACAAAACAAGCGGGAACAAGTAACTCATGTTGTGTTTCTAAACAGTTTTATGAGTGTGTATATAAGTTACAAGGTGGACGATAAATACTGTGTTTATGTCTCCTGACACTATGGCATTCTCGGCAGCTCTGAGCGGCAGCTCATGGCTCCTATGGGTGCTACTAAACGACGCCAGGCTCTCCGAGGTCCGGCCTACATGTTCTCTGCTCCCTCCATCAGCCCCTCAGAGGTTGAGCAGCGTTTCCTGGAGGCGGCTGAATACGGCAACATACCAGAAGTGCGGCGCATGCTTCTCCAAGTGCCCAACTTGAACGTAAACGCTGTGGACTACATGGGCCAGAACGCCCTGCAGCTGGCGGTTGCCAACGAACATCTGGAGGTGACGGAGCTGCTGCTCGGGAGAGAGGATTTGGCCAGAGTGGGAGACGCCCTCCTGTTAGCCATCAGTAGGATGCATTTATAGTTTTGTATCACACAAGTTAGATATACAACAAGCCCTACAGCTACTGATAAAATACATCTGATctgtacactgtgtgtgtgtgtgtgtgtgtgtgtgtgtgtgtgtgtgtgtaggcaaaGGCTATGTTCGCATCACAGAGGCTCTGCTGTTTCACCCGGCGTTTAGAGATGCCCATCGTCTGACGGGGAGCCCCGCTCAAGCAGACATGCTGGATGACTTCTACGCCTACGACGAGGACGGGACCCGGTGAGGCGGTTAGAAGGCAGAAGCTTCACTCAAAATGAACATCTAAATGCTCTCTATCCGTCTCCCTCAGGAACATCTAGTCATACCGCACCTCCATTTCACTGATCCCTCATCCCCACAGGTTCTCTCACGACGTCACTCCGGTGATCCTCGCGGCGCACTGCCAAGAGTACGAGATAGTTCACACCCTGCTGAGTAAAGGGGCTCACATCGACCACCCTCATGACTACTTCTGCGACTGCGACTCCTGTAACTACCAGCAACAGTTTGATTCCTTCAGCCACTCGCGATCCAGGATCAACGCCTACAGAGGACTGGCCAGTCCCGCTTACCTGTCGCTGTCCAATGAGGACCCGGTGCTGGCGGCCCTGGAGCTCAGCAACGAACTGGCCATGCTGGCTAATATTGAGAAGGAATTTAAGGTAAAAATGTTCTGAAATATCTCAAAGACTTTCCCCACTCGACTCCTGTAATCCTTGTGCACATGCAGCCAGTTACTGCACTCGTGCCCTGATGAGCACCTCATCGTCAAGTTCACTAAATGATATCTGCCATGTTGCTGCCAAACCGCTGCCAGTAAACCAAGaactatttatgtatttttcaaaaagaagaagcagaaagtgACGGGGGTCTAGATCTTGTAGTCACTATCAACATTTTGGTCCGACACAGACACATATACACtattctgttgtttgtttgattataatatgtaaatgtaaatgttttgttttgaaatgatgtTGCATACCCCTGCACTGTGTTTACTGTTATGCACCATTCACCCAGTCAAATTCCTTGGATGTGTGACGTACGTGGCAATGAATAGTTCTGATTCTGATCCTAGAGGCACGATGCAATAATTACGTTTTACAAATCCAAATGCACAGCTCACACTATTTAATTATAAAGGCCACTTCCCTTGGTATTTAGGCCATTTCCTGTCTCACTATAATAACTAATACAATTTGAGGTGTGAAAACTTTTCCCAAACTCTAGAAAAGGTGTATATTACCCTCAGAAGCCAACCTGTATCTTTAAATCCATATTCCCTTTTCAAGTTTAGAAGCTCATTTTCTCCATAAAATCATGGCTTAACTTACTGGTATCTTGCTGCTGACTGATTCACCCACGCGAACCTCCCCTCACTGCGCTCGTAGAACGACTACTGCTGCCTTTCGAGCCAGTGTAAGGACTACGTGGTGGGCCTTCTGGATCTATGTCGCAgcacggaggaggtggaggccatACTGAGCGGAGAAACGGACTCTGAGGACAGCTATGATCTACCAGGTCGCCCCTCCCTCACACGGCTCAAATTAGCCATAAAATACGAACTCAAAAAGGTTGGTATGCCTACAAAGAGGCAATAGAAAGTCTGGGTTCCAATAAATACCAATCATCACTTTTTAAGAGTATATTTCCAACCATCCAGCAAGCCACTTCCTGTTGagaaaattacattaaaaagcGAAAAGCAACGCAGCTGTGGTAACAACTGAAAACTATTTGTCATCAACTCAAGACTTGATTTGTCCAATTTATCAGTTACCAATAACcaacaaaaatgttaaatgtcctCCTTTCTAAGTGTAAACCATAAAAACTCAGCTTACCTCCGGTTTTCTCTGCAATGTCTTTGCCTTGCAGTTTGTGGCACATCCGAActgccagcagcagctgctcagcATCTGGTATGAGAACATGCCCGGCCTGAGACAACAAACCACCGCCATTAaactgctggtggtgctggccGTGGCTGTCGGACTTCCCGGACTGGCTGTGGCTTACTGGATCGCTCCGTGCAGCCGAGTGTGTAACGTTCCCGCTAAAAGAATCATTCCTAAAACACCAAATCCTCGCACCGGggcttcatctcctcctttcaaccgcttcccctctctctcgctcaggtgGGCAAAGTGATGCGAAGCCCCTTCATGAAGTTTGTGGCCCACGCGTCGTCCTTCACAATATTTCTGGGCCTTCTGATCCTGAACGCCGCCGACCGCTTCGCGGGCCCCACGCTGTTGCCGAACATGACGCACCATCATCTGCCACGAGCGCCCAAAGGGAACGCGGACCCGCTGCTGCTCTACCGCATGACCACCACGCCCTTCACGCTGATGGAGATCCTCATCATTTCGTGGGTCATCGGTGAGCATTGGACGACCCAGGCGAACGGGAGAGCCGCGGCCTCCTGCACATCCAGTCATGTGACTTGTGTCGCTGCAGGTATGATCTGGGCCGAGGTGAAGGAGATCTGGAGTCTGGGGCCGGGGGAGTACCTGGTGGAACCGTGGAACTTCCTGGACTTTGGGATGCTGGCGATCTTCCTCGCCTCCTTCAGTTGTCGCTTCACCACCCTGAGGCACGCTCAGATGGCCCAGACATATGTTCACGCGCACTGCACGACACTGACCAACGTCACGCTGCCCCCTGAGATACACTACTTTACACTAGGTGAGCCtgctgacgcacacacacacacacacacacactcacggacaAACTTTAAATACCATCATTTCACTTTGTATCAACAGGTGCAGCGAGTTGAGCATATATTCCACAGAGATAACCATCTGTTGACTTTGGAC
This window harbors:
- the trpc6a gene encoding short transient receptor potential channel 6a; translated protein: MDHSPLLLTTSGMNHRQTAPHHNSRPAGRTNCPRARSRDNLLLCNDLGEENCCSGRCLGSERQLMAPMGATKRRQALRGPAYMFSAPSISPSEVEQRFLEAAEYGNIPEVRRMLLQVPNLNVNAVDYMGQNALQLAVANEHLEVTELLLGREDLARVGDALLLAISKGYVRITEALLFHPAFRDAHRLTGSPAQADMLDDFYAYDEDGTRFSHDVTPVILAAHCQEYEIVHTLLSKGAHIDHPHDYFCDCDSCNYQQQFDSFSHSRSRINAYRGLASPAYLSLSNEDPVLAALELSNELAMLANIEKEFKNDYCCLSSQCKDYVVGLLDLCRSTEEVEAILSGETDSEDSYDLPGRPSLTRLKLAIKYELKKFVAHPNCQQQLLSIWYENMPGLRQQTTAIKLLVVLAVAVGLPGLAVAYWIAPCSRVGKVMRSPFMKFVAHASSFTIFLGLLILNAADRFAGPTLLPNMTHHHLPRAPKGNADPLLLYRMTTTPFTLMEILIISWVIGMIWAEVKEIWSLGPGEYLVEPWNFLDFGMLAIFLASFSCRFTTLRHAQMAQTYVHAHCTTLTNVTLPPEIHYFTLARIYWLPSDPQLVSEGLYAVAVVLSFSRIAYILPANESFGPLQISLGRTVKDIFKFMVIFILVFLAFMIGMFNLYSYYLGAKQNDAFTTLEESFKTLFWAIFGLSEVRSVVINNGHKFIENIGYVLYGVYNVTMVIVLLNMLIAMINSSFQEIEDDADVEWKFARAKLWFSYFEEGRTLPVPFNLVPSPKSMLGIAKAIKSLVLQHVAGHSKEDTETRLNQLGGGKNSDFGCSTSASRYQKIMKRLIKRYIIKSQADKESDEITEGELKEIKQDISSLRYELLEEKSQNTETLDGLLRRLGEISTPSVVLP